In the Vicia villosa cultivar HV-30 ecotype Madison, WI unplaced genomic scaffold, Vvil1.0 ctg.000481F_1_1, whole genome shotgun sequence genome, one interval contains:
- the LOC131628812 gene encoding uncharacterized protein LOC131628812: MIKLNSDGACKANNAAGCGGLLRDHKGQWRGEGLKLARKLGVRHLEINTDSLLVVKAIEDGKVGMVDCVAMPRRIMELMGEFEVVIISHVSRNANACADCLAKHGCRGEVLHHYTDPPPFLADLLEADSCGIIFSSVVIE; the protein is encoded by the exons ATGATCAAGCTTAATTCGGATGGTGCTTGCAAAGCTAATAATGCAGCCGGTTGTGGAGGCCTTTTACGAGATCACAAGGGTCAATGGAGAGGAG AGGGTTTGAAGCTAGCAAGAAAGCTAGGGGTTAGGCACTTGGAAATTAATACTGATAGTTTGCTTGTCGTCAAAGCGATTGAGGATGGCAAAGTTGGGATGGTTGACTGTGTCGCTATGCCGCGTCGGATTATGGAACTCATGGGCGAATTTGAGGTGGTAATCATTTCTCATGTGTCTCGAAACGCAAATGCTTGCGCTGATTGTCTGGCTAAGCATGGTTGTAGGGGTGAAGTCCTTCATCACTATACTGATCCTCCTCCGTTTCTAGCTGATCTTCTTGAAGCTGATTCGTGTGGAATTATTTTTTCGTCTGTTGTTATTGAGTAG
- the LOC131628831 gene encoding glucan endo-1,3-beta-glucosidase 4-like, whose translation MKNLQKWLITVLFLTVSSLNNVSGAFVGINIGTHVSDLPSASNIVAILKSHEINHVRLYDANAHMLQALSNTGIEAIVGVTDQEILKIGESPSVAASWISKNIAAYMPHTNITTIALGSEVLTSIPNIAPVIVPAMNHLYSALVASNLHFRVKVSTPQSMDLIPKPFPPSTAAFNSSWNSTVYQILRFLKNTNSSYMLNAYPYYGYTKGDGIFPIEYALLRSLPSDKKIVDPNTLFRYDSMFDAMVDATYYSIKGLNFNDIPIVVTESGWPHLGGSNEPDANVENAEAYVNNLIRRVLNDSGPPSQPKIAINTYLYELFDEDKRIGPISERHWGLFYTTNGSSVYPLSFGGFDKIFGNSSKSFCVAKDGADDEKMEAGLDWACGQGRANCAAIQAGRPCYFPNNVKSHASYAYNDYYQKMRSVGGTCDFDDTAIITTEDPSYGSCIYAGSSNASTGGDESFSSMAFGPVGPVDSSLRLQGSSLHYVFSSTSLLLALMLL comes from the exons ATGAAGAACCTCCAAAAATGGCTCATCACTGTTTTGTTCCTCACTGTTTCTTCTCTAAACAATGTATCAG GTGCATTTGTGGGAATAAACATAGGCACTCATGTTTCTGATCTACCTTCGGCTTCAAACATCGTTGCGATTTTAAAATCTCATGAAATCAATCATGTGCGTCTCTATGATGCCAATGCTCACATGCTACAAGCCCTATCAAACACTGGCATTGAAGCTATAGTTGGTGTCACCGACCAAGAGATACTGAAAATCGGAGAATCTCCATCGGTTGCAGCGTCATGGATCAGCAAGAACATAGCAGCTTACATGCCTCATACAAACATCACAACAATAGCACTTGGTAGTGAAGTTCTCACATCAATCCCAAATATTGCTCCTGTTATTGTTCCTGCTATGAATCATCTTTACAGTGCTTTGGTTGCCTCGAATCTTCATTTTCGTGTCAAAGTATCGACGCCTCAGTCCATGGATTTGATTCCTAAGCCTTTTCCTCCTTCTACAGCTGCCTTTAACTCGTCGTGGAACTCGACGGTTTACCAAATTCTTCGATTTTTGAAGAATACAAACTCTTCTTATATGTTGAATGCTTATCCTTATTATGGTTATACTAAAGGGGATGGTATTTTCCCGATTGAGTATGCTTTACTTCGATCGCTTCCTTCTGATAAGAAAATTGTTGATCCGAACACGCTGTTCCGTTATGACAGTATGTTTGATGCTATGGTGGATGCTACTTATTATTCTATAAAAGGTTTAAATTTCAATGATATACCAATTGTTGTTACAGAATCGGGCTGGCCGCATTTAGGCGGATCTAACGAGCCCGATGCAAATGTAGAAAATGCTGAGGCCTATGTGAATAATTTGATTAGGAGAGTACTTAATGATTCAGGTCCTCCTAGTCAACCAAAGATTGCAATTAATACATATTTATATGAACTGTTTGATGAAGATAAGAGAATAGGACCTATAAGTGAGAGACATTGGGGACTTTTTTATACTACTAATGGAAGTAGTGTGTATCCTTTGAGTTTTGGTGGTTTTGATAAGATTTTTGGAAATTCTTCGAAGTCGTTTTGTGTGGCTAAAGATGGCGCGGATGATGAAAAGATGGAAGCTGGTTTGGATTGGGCTTGCGGCCAAGGCCGGGCAAACTGTGCTGCAATTCAAGCTGGGAGACCCTGCTATTTCCCTAATAATGTGAAAAGCCATGCTTCTTATGCTTATAATGATTATTATCAAAAAATGCGTAGCGTTGGAGGAACTTGTGATTTCGATGATACGGCTATTATAACTACAGAGGATCCAA GTTATGGATCATGTATATATGCAGGAAG TTCTAATGCAAGCACCGGTGGTGATGAGAGCTTTTCTTCTATGGCATTTGGACCTGTAGGTCCTGTTGATTCAAGTTTGAGGCTGCAAGGGTCTAGTCTTCACTATGTGTTCTCTTCTACTAGTTTACTTTTGGCTTTGATGTTGTTATGA